Part of the Pseudomonas sp. Leaf58 genome is shown below.
GATCATCAGGCTTTGCGCCGTGACACCACTCGCCTGCGGGCTCGCCAGATAACGAACCATGGCCGCCACTTCGTCGCCCTGAATGAAGCGCCGTAGGGGCAACTTCTTCTTGGCATTGCGCAGGATTTGCTCGTGGGTGATCCCGGCGATGCGCGCTTGAGCCGCCAATTCGCCTTGCAGCATCGGTGTGTCGATCCAGGCGGGCAGGATGGCATTGACGGTAATTCGCCGTGGCGCCAGGTCCAGCGCCAAGGCTTTGGTCATACCGATGATGCCGTGCTTGGAGGCGCAGTAAGCGGTGTTGCGGACCTTGCCCGCTCGGCCGAGGATCGACGACATGTTGACGATCCGCCCACCATCCGCCAACAGTGGCAGGCACAACGAGGTGACGTAAAAGGTGCCGTTGAGGTTGATCGAAATTACCTTGTGCCAGTTGTCGAGGTCTTCGGGTTCGTTCTCGTCGCAGACCCCGGCGCTGTTGACCAGCACATCGACAAAGCCGACCCGGTTGGCCAGGCCCTTGAACAGAAGTTGCAGGCTGGCGAGATCGGCGATGTTCGCTTGATGGGTTTCGATGCGAGCGGCAAATTCGCCCTCGGTGACCCACCTCTGCAAGGTTGCCAGATCCCGATCAAGCAAGATCAAAAGGTGCTCGGCCTGGGCTGCAAAATTTTCCGCGACGGCGCGGCCAATACCATTGGCCGCGCCGGTAATCACAATCGTGCGTGCCTGGCTCATAACATTTTCAATCCACCGTTGACGGACAAGACTTCGCCCGTGACGTACAGGCCGCGCTCGGCCAGATACAGCACCGCGTCGGCAATTTCTTCAGGCCGGGCGAACCGTTTGATCAACAGCCGCGACTGGATTTCCTGCTCATGGGCGCCGACCAGTGCTTCGCTCATGTCGGTGCTGACGATGCCGGGAGCCACCGCGTTGACCCGGATGTTGCGCGGCGCCAACTCCACCGCCAGTGCGCGTGTCAATGCTTCTACACCGCCTTTGGCGGCGGCGTAGTTGCTCTGGCCCTTGCCGGGCTTTTGCGCGGCCACCGAACTGAGGTTGACGATGCACCCGCTGCGTTGGCGCATCATGCAGGGCAGCACCTGCTGACAGCACAACAACGTGCCGACCAGGTTGGTCTGGATGACCTCGGTGATGTCGCTCAACGATTGCGTGGCGAGCAAACCGTCACGGGTAACACCGGCGTTGTTGACCAACAAGTCGATACGCTCGAAACGTTGCTCGACCCGTTCAAAAAACGCCTGAATGCTCTGCGCATCCTTGATATCACACTGCACGGCCAGGCACTCCCGGCCGAGCCCCTCGACCTGCGCCTGCAAAGCAGCGGCTGAC
Proteins encoded:
- a CDS encoding SDR family NAD(P)-dependent oxidoreductase, producing the protein MSQARTIVITGAANGIGRAVAENFAAQAEHLLILLDRDLATLQRWVTEGEFAARIETHQANIADLASLQLLFKGLANRVGFVDVLVNSAGVCDENEPEDLDNWHKVISINLNGTFYVTSLCLPLLADGGRIVNMSSILGRAGKVRNTAYCASKHGIIGMTKALALDLAPRRITVNAILPAWIDTPMLQGELAAQARIAGITHEQILRNAKKKLPLRRFIQGDEVAAMVRYLASPQASGVTAQSLMIDGGAGLGM
- a CDS encoding 3-oxoacyl-ACP reductase family protein, producing MTQKIAVVTGGSRGIGKSIVLALAGAGYQVAFSYVRDEASAAALQAQVEGLGRECLAVQCDIKDAQSIQAFFERVEQRFERIDLLVNNAGVTRDGLLATQSLSDITEVIQTNLVGTLLCCQQVLPCMMRQRSGCIVNLSSVAAQKPGKGQSNYAAAKGGVEALTRALAVELAPRNIRVNAVAPGIVSTDMSEALVGAHEQEIQSRLLIKRFARPEEIADAVLYLAERGLYVTGEVLSVNGGLKML